The proteins below are encoded in one region of Micromonospora sp. DSM 45708:
- a CDS encoding prephenate dehydrogenase: MVGEAGGLARAAVVGTGLIGGSILLRIRDAGLGVAGWDPDPAVRAQLSERGVAVAGTVEEAVAGRDVVFVCGPLPTLPTTLARVAAATDDGCVLTDVGSVKAEVATAATAQGLGHRFVPGHPMAGADRAGLGAAGPDLLDGAAWVLCPGPTGLTAFRRLAALLVDVFHARVVPMSAPEHDAAAALASHVPHVLAGALAGTVQRSALRDAVLALAAGSFSDGTRVAGGPPERTANMLLGNRDRVLAELAGVGDVLTELTAALRAGDAEALAGRLAEGRAARAALRGREFGTHRREFPADADHAGELAYLRELGAAGGHLTGCRVTAGAVAYTAHLPATPPLG; encoded by the coding sequence ATGGTGGGCGAGGCCGGCGGGCTGGCACGCGCGGCGGTGGTCGGCACCGGGCTGATCGGCGGCTCGATCCTGCTCCGGATCCGCGACGCCGGGCTCGGCGTCGCCGGCTGGGACCCCGATCCGGCCGTCCGGGCGCAGCTATCCGAGCGCGGCGTCGCGGTCGCCGGGACCGTCGAGGAGGCGGTGGCCGGCCGGGACGTGGTGTTCGTCTGCGGCCCGCTGCCCACGCTGCCCACCACGCTGGCCCGGGTGGCCGCCGCCACCGACGACGGGTGTGTGCTCACGGACGTGGGCAGCGTCAAGGCGGAGGTGGCCACCGCCGCGACCGCGCAGGGTCTCGGGCACCGGTTCGTGCCGGGTCACCCGATGGCCGGCGCGGACCGGGCCGGGCTCGGCGCGGCCGGCCCGGACCTGCTCGACGGCGCGGCCTGGGTGCTCTGCCCGGGGCCCACCGGGCTGACCGCCTTCCGGCGGCTGGCCGCGCTGCTCGTCGACGTCTTCCACGCCCGGGTGGTGCCGATGTCCGCGCCGGAGCACGACGCCGCCGCCGCGCTCGCGTCGCACGTGCCGCACGTGCTCGCCGGCGCGCTGGCCGGCACGGTGCAACGCTCGGCGCTGCGGGACGCGGTGCTGGCGCTGGCCGCCGGCAGTTTCTCCGACGGCACCCGGGTCGCCGGGGGGCCGCCCGAGCGGACCGCGAACATGCTGCTCGGCAACCGGGACCGGGTGCTCGCCGAGCTGGCCGGCGTCGGTGACGTCCTGACCGAGCTGACCGCCGCGCTGCGGGCCGGGGACGCCGAGGCGCTGGCCGGCCGGCTGGCCGAGGGGCGGGCGGCGCGCGCCGCGCTGCGCGGCCGGGAGTTCGGCACGCACCGCCGGGAGTTCCCGGCCGACGCGGACCACGCCGGCGAGCTGGCCTACCTGCGGGAGCTGGGCGCGGCGGGCGGTCACCTGACCGGGTGCCGGGTCACGGCCGGCGCGGTCGCGTACACCGCGCACCTGCCGGCCACCCCGCCGTTAGGCTGA
- the mshB gene encoding N-acetyl-1-D-myo-inositol-2-amino-2-deoxy-alpha-D-glucopyranoside deacetylase, which yields MTGVTTLPDRRLLLVHAHPDDESIGTGATMAHYAAAGAHVTLVTCTLGEEGEIHVPALAGLAAAEADQLGGYRIAELAAACAALGVTDHRFLGGAGRYRDSGMMGMATNEHPRAFWGADLDAAAGHLLEVIRDVRPQVVVTYDPNGFYGHPDHIQAHRVTMRAVELAAAEGAAPAKVYWTAMPRSVLDAGLEAFTESSDNPFAGISDADELPFGTPDAQIAARVDATEQHAAKEAAMRAHATQIPADSWLYAIAGNFGAEFMGVEYFTLAVGERGPGGGPYGWEDDLFAGLALDGSDRSPVAAGLR from the coding sequence GTGACGGGCGTGACGACGCTGCCCGACCGACGCCTGTTGCTGGTCCACGCGCATCCCGACGACGAGTCGATCGGCACCGGCGCGACGATGGCGCACTACGCCGCCGCCGGCGCCCACGTCACGCTGGTGACCTGCACGTTGGGCGAGGAGGGCGAGATCCACGTGCCGGCGCTGGCCGGGCTCGCCGCGGCCGAGGCCGACCAGCTCGGCGGCTACCGCATCGCGGAGCTGGCCGCGGCCTGTGCCGCGCTCGGCGTCACCGACCACCGGTTCCTCGGCGGCGCGGGCCGCTACCGCGACTCCGGGATGATGGGGATGGCCACCAACGAGCACCCCCGGGCGTTCTGGGGGGCCGACCTGGACGCCGCCGCCGGGCACCTGCTGGAGGTGATCCGCGACGTCCGCCCCCAGGTCGTGGTCACGTACGACCCGAACGGCTTCTACGGCCATCCCGACCACATCCAGGCGCACCGGGTGACGATGCGGGCGGTGGAGTTGGCCGCGGCCGAGGGGGCCGCCCCGGCGAAGGTCTACTGGACGGCGATGCCGCGCAGCGTGCTGGACGCCGGCCTGGAGGCGTTCACCGAGTCGTCGGACAACCCCTTCGCCGGCATCTCCGACGCCGACGAGCTGCCGTTCGGCACGCCGGACGCGCAGATCGCGGCGCGGGTCGACGCCACCGAGCAGCACGCCGCCAAGGAGGCGGCGATGCGCGCCCACGCCACGCAGATCCCGGCCGACTCGTGGCTCTACGCGATCGCCGGCAACTTCGGCGCCGAGTTCATGGGGGTGGAGTACTTCACGCTCGCGGTCGGCGAGAGAGGGCCGGGCGGCGGCCCGTACGGCTGGGAGGACGACCTCTTCGCCGGGTTGGCCCTGGACGGGTCGGACCGTTCCCCGGTCGCGGCCGGTCTCCGGTGA
- a CDS encoding ABC transporter permease, whose amino-acid sequence MSLSPVEGVALAEIETPADGGARRDEEFVGRSPGQLALARLRRDRTALLSGGLLVFFVLVALAVPLIEALYGVGPKEQFQSRLDGYGMPLGYAGGVTGEHWFGLEPGLGRDIFIRMVHGLRTSLFIAFVAAVLTAVIGVMLGTLAGYLGGWLDTVINWITDLTLAMPFLIIALALMPTVALRFYGQREAVPAYFQIGVLIAIFALFGWTSTARLVRGQIIALREREFVEAARASGAGLGHMLFRQLLPNVWAPILVAFSLAVPQYITSEAALSFIGVGLTDETPSFGRMIYRSLDYLQTDPAYVFFPGITIFALVFAFNLFGDALRDALDPKSSR is encoded by the coding sequence ATGAGTCTGTCCCCGGTCGAGGGCGTGGCCCTCGCCGAGATCGAGACGCCCGCCGACGGCGGTGCGCGGCGGGACGAGGAGTTCGTCGGCCGCTCGCCGGGCCAGTTGGCCCTGGCGCGGCTGCGCCGCGACCGGACCGCCCTGCTCAGCGGCGGTCTGCTCGTCTTCTTCGTGCTGGTCGCGCTGGCCGTGCCACTGATCGAGGCGCTGTACGGCGTGGGCCCGAAAGAGCAGTTCCAGAGCCGGCTCGACGGCTACGGCATGCCGCTGGGCTACGCCGGCGGGGTCACCGGCGAGCACTGGTTCGGGCTGGAGCCCGGCCTGGGTCGGGACATCTTCATCCGGATGGTGCACGGGCTGCGGACGTCGTTGTTCATCGCGTTCGTCGCCGCCGTGCTGACCGCCGTCATCGGTGTCATGTTGGGCACGCTCGCCGGTTACCTCGGTGGCTGGCTGGACACGGTGATCAACTGGATCACGGACCTGACGCTGGCCATGCCGTTCCTGATCATCGCGCTGGCGTTGATGCCGACCGTCGCGTTGCGCTTCTACGGCCAGCGGGAGGCCGTGCCGGCGTACTTCCAGATCGGGGTGCTCATCGCGATCTTCGCGTTGTTCGGCTGGACCAGCACGGCCCGGCTGGTCCGGGGCCAGATCATCGCACTGCGCGAGCGTGAGTTCGTGGAGGCGGCGCGCGCCAGCGGCGCCGGGCTGGGGCACATGCTGTTCCGCCAGTTGCTGCCGAACGTCTGGGCGCCGATCCTGGTCGCCTTCTCGCTGGCGGTCCCGCAGTACATCACCAGCGAGGCGGCGCTGTCGTTCATCGGCGTCGGGCTGACGGACGAGACGCCGAGCTTCGGGCGGATGATCTACCGCAGCCTCGACTACCTCCAGACCGACCCGGCATACGTCTTCTTCCCCGGCATCACGATCTTCGCGCTCGTGTTCGCCTTCAACCTCTTCGGCGACGCGCTGCGCGACGCGCTCGACCCGAAGTCGTCCCGGTAG
- the fdxA gene encoding ferredoxin, whose product MTYIIAEPCVDVLDKACIEECPVDCIYEGNRMLYIHPDECVDCGACEPVCPVEAIFYEDDVPEQWKDYTGANYEFFEDLGSPGGASKIGKVEKDATFVAAQPPRGEGH is encoded by the coding sequence GTGACCTACATCATCGCCGAGCCGTGCGTGGATGTGCTCGACAAGGCATGCATCGAGGAGTGCCCGGTCGACTGCATCTACGAGGGCAATCGGATGCTCTACATCCACCCCGACGAGTGCGTCGACTGTGGGGCCTGCGAGCCGGTCTGCCCGGTGGAAGCGATCTTCTACGAGGACGACGTGCCGGAGCAGTGGAAGGACTACACCGGCGCGAACTACGAGTTCTTCGAGGACCTGGGCTCGCCCGGGGGCGCCTCCAAGATCGGCAAGGTGGAGAAGGACGCCACCTTCGTCGCCGCGCAGCCGCCGCGCGGCGAGGGCCACTGA
- a CDS encoding GNAT family N-acetyltransferase, whose translation MLRQQDVGHRIVVRRIVEIREGRPLFSDALGELVELTETHITLVTAHGPLRVPVDEVHRAKRVPPARRPTAAAVVELESASDEAWPAPVSGRLGDWRLRSAAGWTGRANSALPIGDPDRPLPAALDAVQRWYADLGQPALVNTPLPLAAPVGAELDARGWTARPPVLVQTVPLTTLTAPPPVSTDGTAPDRTAPAPAAGPPPVALATAPTDDWLAIAADRKGGLPEAARHVLTAVDRVRFAELRVDGRLLAVGRGTVTGGGRWFGVSLLEVLPEARRRGYAEAVVRALARWAATEGATRAFLQVEQHNVGAVALYRRLGFTTHHTYLTRVAP comes from the coding sequence GTGCTCCGACAGCAGGATGTGGGACACCGGATCGTGGTCCGCCGGATCGTGGAAATTCGCGAGGGCCGGCCGCTGTTCTCCGACGCGCTCGGCGAGCTGGTCGAGCTGACTGAGACGCACATTACGCTGGTCACCGCCCATGGCCCGCTGCGCGTGCCGGTCGACGAGGTGCACCGGGCGAAGCGGGTGCCACCGGCCCGCCGGCCCACCGCCGCCGCCGTGGTCGAACTGGAAAGCGCAAGCGATGAGGCGTGGCCGGCCCCGGTGAGCGGCCGGCTCGGCGACTGGCGGCTGCGTTCCGCGGCCGGTTGGACCGGCCGGGCGAACAGCGCGCTGCCGATCGGCGACCCCGACCGGCCGCTGCCGGCGGCGCTGGACGCGGTGCAGCGCTGGTACGCCGACCTCGGCCAGCCGGCCCTGGTGAACACGCCGCTGCCGCTGGCCGCCCCGGTCGGCGCGGAGCTCGACGCGCGCGGCTGGACGGCCCGCCCACCGGTGCTGGTCCAGACCGTGCCGCTCACCACCCTGACCGCCCCGCCGCCCGTGTCGACGGACGGGACCGCGCCGGACCGGACCGCCCCGGCACCCGCCGCCGGACCGCCGCCGGTGGCGCTGGCCACCGCGCCCACCGACGACTGGCTGGCGATCGCCGCCGACCGCAAGGGCGGGCTCCCGGAGGCCGCACGGCACGTGCTCACCGCCGTGGACCGGGTCCGCTTCGCCGAGCTACGGGTCGACGGCCGGCTGCTCGCGGTGGGGCGCGGCACCGTCACCGGCGGGGGTCGGTGGTTCGGCGTGAGCCTGCTCGAAGTGCTGCCGGAGGCCCGCCGGCGCGGGTACGCCGAAGCGGTCGTCCGCGCGCTCGCCCGCTGGGCCGCGACCGAGGGGGCCACCCGGGCGTTCCTCCAGGTCGAGCAGCACAACGTGGGCGCGGTGGCGCTCTACCGCCGGCTCGGCTTCACCACCCACCACACCTACCTGACCCGGGTGGCGCCCTGA
- a CDS encoding S9 family peptidase yields the protein MDFPELAARTRRFSLGAPRAVTVAGDGSRVLFLRSAGPEDPADALWLLDVDTGEERLVADPAVLLGSDAEPARPAPGERALRERLRLSSGGIGGYALDAPGRVAAFALAGRLFRADLRHGDVVEVATVGPVIDPRPDPTGERLAYVTDAAEGVRRGQLRVVEPDGTDNLLAGEDSGVTWGLAEHIAAEEFHRYRGYWWAPDGRAVLAARVDESRLPRWYLHDPAEPATPPTSLAYPVAGGPNAEVSLHLLDLDGGWVDVHWDRETYPYLSSVEWADGGPLITVLRRSQQHGLVLAVDPRTGETQVHAELADPRWVEPIPGTPAHLPDGRVLVGGELAHDGYDARCLFADGTLLTPPSLYVRRVVGRLPAGPDTAADLLVEASEGEPSQRHLYRVRTTIGGGMDARRMGSDPGWHTAAIGGSTLAVGVASLEYAGVRWRVWHGDREVGELRSLAATCPYAPRPTLVRVTDRRLPSAVLYPAEHVKGTRLPVLVDVYGGPGHQEVIAARSAWLERQWWAEQGFAVVTVDNRGTPGIAPSFEKAIHRRVADVILTDQVDALTALAGKHPDLDLDRVAVRGWSFGGWLAGLAVLRHPELFKCAIVGAPVTDWALYDTAYSERYLGLPEDGMDIYAHHSLVELAAEPLGAPADARPMLLVHGLVDDNVLAAHTLRLSAALLATGRPHAVLPLTGASHLAAGGVAERLLRLELDFLRRYLM from the coding sequence GTGGACTTTCCCGAGCTGGCCGCCCGTACCCGTCGGTTCAGCCTGGGGGCGCCGCGCGCCGTGACCGTCGCCGGTGACGGCTCCCGGGTGCTCTTCCTGCGTTCCGCCGGCCCGGAGGACCCGGCCGACGCGCTCTGGCTGCTCGACGTCGACACCGGCGAGGAACGCCTGGTCGCCGACCCGGCGGTGCTGCTCGGCTCGGACGCGGAGCCGGCCCGTCCGGCGCCCGGCGAGCGGGCGCTGCGCGAGCGGCTGCGGCTCAGCTCCGGCGGCATCGGCGGCTACGCGCTGGACGCCCCCGGCCGGGTGGCCGCGTTCGCGCTGGCCGGGCGGCTGTTCCGGGCCGACCTCCGGCACGGCGACGTGGTCGAGGTGGCCACCGTCGGGCCGGTGATCGACCCGCGTCCGGACCCGACCGGCGAGCGGCTGGCCTACGTCACCGACGCCGCCGAAGGCGTCCGCCGGGGCCAGCTCCGGGTGGTCGAGCCGGACGGTACGGACAACCTGCTCGCCGGCGAGGACAGCGGCGTGACCTGGGGGCTGGCCGAGCACATCGCGGCCGAGGAGTTCCACCGGTACCGGGGCTACTGGTGGGCCCCGGACGGGCGCGCGGTGCTGGCCGCCCGGGTCGACGAGTCCCGCCTGCCACGCTGGTACCTGCACGACCCGGCCGAGCCGGCGACGCCGCCGACGTCCCTGGCGTACCCGGTGGCGGGTGGCCCGAACGCGGAGGTCAGCCTGCACCTGCTCGACCTCGACGGTGGCTGGGTCGACGTGCACTGGGACCGGGAGACCTACCCCTACCTCAGCTCGGTGGAGTGGGCGGACGGCGGGCCGCTGATCACGGTGCTGCGCCGCTCCCAGCAGCACGGCCTGGTGCTTGCGGTCGACCCGCGTACCGGGGAGACGCAGGTGCACGCCGAGCTGGCCGACCCGCGCTGGGTGGAACCGATTCCCGGCACCCCGGCGCACCTGCCCGACGGCCGGGTGCTGGTCGGCGGCGAGCTGGCCCACGACGGGTACGACGCCCGCTGCCTGTTCGCCGACGGCACGCTGCTCACCCCGCCCTCGCTGTACGTGCGGCGGGTCGTCGGGCGGCTGCCGGCCGGCCCCGACACGGCCGCCGACCTGCTGGTCGAGGCGAGCGAGGGCGAACCGAGCCAGCGCCACCTCTACCGGGTGCGGACCACCATCGGCGGTGGGATGGACGCCCGCCGGATGGGCAGCGACCCGGGCTGGCACACCGCCGCCATCGGCGGGTCCACGCTGGCGGTGGGTGTCGCCTCGCTGGAGTACGCGGGGGTCCGCTGGCGGGTGTGGCACGGCGACCGTGAGGTGGGCGAGCTGCGCTCGCTGGCCGCCACCTGCCCGTACGCGCCGCGCCCGACGCTGGTGCGGGTGACCGACCGGCGGCTGCCCAGCGCGGTGCTCTACCCGGCCGAGCACGTCAAGGGCACCCGACTGCCGGTGCTGGTGGACGTCTACGGCGGCCCGGGCCACCAGGAGGTGATCGCGGCGCGCAGCGCCTGGCTGGAGCGGCAGTGGTGGGCCGAGCAGGGCTTCGCGGTGGTGACCGTGGACAACCGGGGCACGCCCGGCATCGCGCCCTCGTTCGAGAAGGCGATCCACCGCCGGGTGGCGGACGTGATCCTGACCGACCAGGTGGACGCGCTGACCGCGCTCGCCGGGAAGCACCCCGACCTGGACCTGGACCGGGTGGCGGTGCGCGGCTGGTCGTTCGGCGGTTGGCTCGCCGGCCTGGCGGTGCTGCGCCACCCGGAGCTGTTCAAGTGCGCGATCGTGGGCGCGCCGGTCACCGACTGGGCGCTGTACGACACCGCGTACAGCGAGCGCTACCTGGGCCTGCCGGAGGACGGCATGGACATCTACGCGCATCACTCGCTGGTGGAGCTGGCCGCCGAACCGCTCGGCGCCCCGGCCGACGCCCGACCCATGCTGCTGGTGCACGGCCTGGTCGACGACAACGTGCTGGCGGCGCACACGCTGCGGCTCTCCGCCGCGCTGCTGGCCACCGGCCGGCCGCACGCGGTGCTGCCGCTCACCGGCGCGAGTCACCTGGCGGCGGGCGGCGTCGCCGAGCGCCTGCTCCGCCTGGAGCTGGACTTCCTCCGCCGCTACTTGATGTAA
- the dapC gene encoding succinyldiaminopimelate transaminase has protein sequence MSRPAPVSARLPEFTWDTLDAAAVTAAAHPEGLINLSMGTPVDPVPPLIRQALADASDAPGYPLTAGTPALREAIAAWVARACGAGVDGLGVLPTIGSKELVAWLPTLLGLGPGDVVVVPPVAYPTYEDGARLAGATTVRSDSLTALGPDPRVRLVWVNSPGNPTGRVLPAAHLRKVVEWARERGAVVASDECYLPLGWDAEPVSVLSPQVCGGDYAGVLAVHSLSKRSNLAGYRAGFVAGDPALVAELLKIRKHAGMIVPAPVQAAMVAALGDQAHADAQRERYRARREKLRAAFTGAGFTVEHSEAGLYLWLTRGEDCWDTVDWLARRGILVAAGVFYGPAGARHVRVALTESDAHVDAVAGRLAHS, from the coding sequence CTGAGCCGGCCCGCGCCGGTTTCGGCACGGCTGCCCGAGTTCACCTGGGACACGCTGGACGCCGCGGCCGTCACGGCCGCGGCGCATCCGGAGGGTCTCATCAACCTCTCCATGGGTACGCCTGTCGACCCGGTGCCACCGCTGATCCGGCAGGCGCTGGCCGACGCGTCGGACGCGCCGGGCTACCCGCTGACCGCGGGCACGCCCGCCCTGCGGGAGGCGATCGCGGCCTGGGTGGCCCGGGCCTGCGGCGCGGGCGTCGACGGGCTGGGCGTGCTGCCGACCATCGGCTCCAAGGAGCTGGTGGCCTGGCTGCCCACGCTGCTCGGGCTCGGCCCGGGTGACGTGGTCGTGGTGCCGCCGGTGGCGTACCCGACGTACGAGGACGGGGCCCGGCTGGCGGGTGCCACGACGGTGCGCAGCGACTCGTTGACCGCGCTCGGCCCGGACCCGCGGGTCCGCCTGGTCTGGGTCAACTCGCCGGGCAACCCGACCGGGCGGGTGCTGCCCGCCGCCCACCTGCGCAAGGTGGTCGAGTGGGCCCGGGAGCGCGGTGCGGTGGTCGCCAGCGACGAGTGCTACCTGCCGTTGGGCTGGGACGCCGAACCCGTCTCGGTGCTGTCCCCGCAGGTGTGTGGCGGGGACTACGCGGGTGTGCTGGCGGTGCACTCGCTCTCCAAGCGTTCGAACCTGGCCGGCTACCGGGCCGGCTTCGTGGCCGGTGACCCGGCGCTGGTGGCCGAGCTGCTCAAGATCCGTAAGCACGCCGGGATGATCGTCCCGGCGCCGGTGCAGGCCGCCATGGTGGCCGCGCTCGGCGACCAGGCGCACGCCGACGCCCAGCGGGAACGCTACCGGGCGCGGCGGGAGAAGCTGCGGGCCGCGTTCACCGGCGCCGGCTTCACGGTCGAGCACTCCGAGGCCGGGCTCTACCTCTGGCTGACCCGCGGCGAGGACTGCTGGGACACGGTCGACTGGCTGGCCCGGCGGGGCATCCTGGTGGCCGCCGGCGTCTTCTACGGCCCGGCCGGCGCCCGGCACGTCCGGGTGGCGCTGACCGAGTCCGACGCGCACGTCGACGCGGTGGCCGGCCGGCTCGCCCACTCCTGA
- a CDS encoding ABC transporter permease — protein sequence MTRFLIRRLFSAALTLFAVSVLSFLMFFALPRDPVTGMCPKNCNPERLERVRQELGLRDPLISQYAGYMKGIVTGRDLGSAQGGRCDAPCLGWSYVSNEAVSDTIARVLPVTLSIVIPAAILWLLLGVGLGMLSALRRGSWLDRAAIGFSLTGASLQLYFVGAVLLIVFVYNLRLLPVPSYTSLFDDPLKWSSGLVLAWVALAFLFSAIYARLSRAQMLETLSEDFVRTARAKGLAKRTVYGRHALRAAITPVVTIAGLDVGGALGGTVITETTFGLNGMGRTAVDAVRAGDLPTIMATVLIAAVFVVLANVVVDLLYAVIDPRVRLG from the coding sequence ATGACGCGTTTCCTCATCCGCCGGCTGTTCTCGGCCGCGCTCACGCTCTTCGCGGTCAGCGTGCTCAGCTTCCTGATGTTCTTCGCCCTGCCACGTGACCCGGTCACCGGCATGTGCCCGAAGAACTGCAACCCGGAGCGGCTGGAGCGGGTCCGCCAGGAGTTGGGCCTGCGCGACCCGTTGATCAGCCAGTACGCCGGCTACATGAAGGGCATCGTCACCGGGCGGGACCTGGGCAGCGCCCAGGGTGGCCGGTGCGACGCGCCCTGCCTCGGCTGGTCGTACGTCTCCAACGAGGCGGTCTCGGACACCATCGCCCGGGTCCTTCCGGTGACGCTGAGCATCGTCATCCCGGCGGCGATCCTGTGGCTGCTGCTCGGCGTCGGCCTGGGCATGCTCTCGGCGCTGCGCCGGGGTAGCTGGCTGGACCGGGCGGCGATCGGCTTCTCGCTGACCGGCGCCTCGTTGCAGCTCTACTTCGTCGGCGCGGTGCTGCTCATCGTGTTCGTCTACAACCTGCGGCTGCTGCCGGTGCCGAGCTACACCTCGTTGTTCGACGATCCGCTGAAGTGGAGCAGTGGGTTGGTGCTGGCCTGGGTGGCGCTGGCCTTCCTCTTCTCCGCCATCTACGCCCGGCTGTCCCGGGCACAGATGCTGGAGACGCTGTCCGAGGACTTCGTCCGCACGGCCCGGGCCAAGGGCCTGGCCAAACGGACGGTCTACGGGCGGCACGCGCTACGCGCCGCGATCACGCCGGTGGTGACCATCGCCGGCCTGGACGTCGGCGGCGCGCTGGGCGGCACCGTGATCACCGAGACGACGTTCGGGCTCAACGGGATGGGCCGGACGGCGGTGGACGCGGTCCGCGCCGGTGACCTGCCGACCATCATGGCGACCGTGCTGATCGCGGCGGTCTTCGTGGTGCTGGCCAACGTGGTGGTGGACCTGCTCTACGCGGTGATCGATCCCCGGGTGCGGCTCGGCTGA
- a CDS encoding ABC transporter substrate-binding protein — MRRPRAAVAVGGAIALVVGLGACSENTGEGTKVDGNRQQTGVIATDPKDSQGPAAEVDGATKGGTFTIIRETPISHLDPQRTYSFAGLMTNPLFARYLTTWKDDGKGGLVLVGDLAETPGKNVNNDCKVWEFTIKDGVKFEDGSPITAKEIAYGIARSFDPDLTGGPTYLQEWLADTPQFDTKWDFKKNKTSLPPGLTTPDDKTLRFEFAKPRCDLPFAVSLPTTAPLKPEKDTGVNLDQKPFSSGPYKVAKNQVGVQLTLDRNPNWDAKTDPVRHQYPDQFVWTFGPTADAANNRVIADNGADQSALAFNSVPFSLVAKVAGDPALKSRTLLSPTPSANQLVINTQRVKDLKIRQALNYAIDREGLVKALGGQTVAQPITTLMPPSTIGYKAYDAYPAGANGNMEKAKELLGGQTPELVLGVADNTNEQQQAIQLKGNLERAGFKITVRNIPDDAKLDEVKKKNNPWDLYIGNWAADWPSGASILPVLYDGRTIKAEGNSNSSYFNDDAINAEMDRILAMPPGEQGPEWGKLDERIMKEFAPVVPLYVDVAYNVHGSKAGGVFISSVFGYPNFVNAYVKQ, encoded by the coding sequence ATGCGACGACCACGCGCAGCGGTCGCCGTCGGCGGCGCCATCGCACTGGTGGTGGGACTGGGCGCCTGCTCGGAGAACACCGGCGAGGGCACCAAGGTGGACGGCAACCGGCAGCAGACCGGCGTCATCGCGACCGACCCCAAGGACTCCCAGGGGCCGGCGGCGGAGGTGGACGGCGCGACCAAGGGTGGCACCTTCACCATCATCCGGGAGACCCCCATCTCCCACCTGGACCCGCAGCGGACGTACTCGTTCGCCGGCCTGATGACCAACCCGCTCTTCGCCCGCTACCTGACCACCTGGAAGGACGACGGCAAGGGCGGCCTGGTGCTGGTCGGCGACCTGGCCGAGACCCCGGGCAAGAACGTCAACAACGACTGCAAGGTCTGGGAATTCACCATCAAGGACGGGGTGAAGTTCGAGGACGGCAGCCCGATCACCGCCAAGGAGATCGCGTACGGCATCGCCCGGTCCTTCGACCCGGACCTCACCGGCGGCCCGACCTACCTCCAGGAGTGGCTGGCCGACACCCCGCAGTTCGACACCAAGTGGGACTTCAAGAAGAACAAGACGTCGCTGCCGCCGGGCCTGACCACGCCGGACGACAAGACGCTGCGCTTCGAGTTCGCCAAGCCCCGCTGCGACCTGCCGTTCGCGGTCTCGCTGCCCACCACCGCGCCGCTGAAGCCGGAGAAGGACACCGGCGTCAACCTGGACCAGAAGCCGTTCTCGTCCGGCCCCTACAAGGTCGCCAAGAACCAGGTCGGCGTGCAGCTCACGCTGGACCGCAACCCGAACTGGGACGCGAAGACCGACCCGGTGCGGCACCAGTACCCGGACCAGTTCGTCTGGACCTTCGGCCCGACCGCGGACGCCGCCAACAACCGGGTGATCGCCGACAACGGCGCCGACCAGAGCGCGCTGGCCTTCAACTCGGTGCCGTTCTCGCTGGTCGCGAAGGTGGCCGGTGACCCGGCGCTGAAGTCCCGCACCCTGCTGTCGCCGACCCCGAGCGCCAACCAGCTCGTGATCAACACCCAGCGGGTCAAGGACCTGAAGATCCGCCAGGCGCTCAACTACGCGATCGACCGGGAGGGCCTGGTCAAGGCGCTCGGCGGCCAGACCGTCGCCCAGCCGATCACCACCCTGATGCCGCCGTCGACCATCGGCTACAAGGCGTACGACGCGTACCCGGCGGGTGCCAACGGCAACATGGAGAAGGCGAAGGAGCTGCTCGGCGGCCAGACGCCCGAGTTGGTCCTCGGCGTCGCGGACAACACCAACGAGCAGCAGCAGGCGATCCAGCTCAAGGGCAACCTGGAGCGCGCCGGCTTCAAGATCACCGTCCGGAACATCCCGGACGACGCGAAGCTGGACGAGGTCAAGAAGAAGAACAACCCCTGGGACCTCTACATCGGCAACTGGGCCGCGGACTGGCCCAGCGGCGCGTCGATCCTGCCGGTCCTCTACGACGGGCGCACCATCAAGGCCGAGGGCAACAGCAACTCGTCGTACTTCAACGACGACGCGATCAACGCCGAGATGGACCGGATCCTGGCCATGCCCCCGGGCGAGCAGGGCCCGGAGTGGGGCAAGCTCGACGAGCGGATCATGAAGGAGTTCGCGCCGGTGGTGCCGCTCTACGTCGACGTGGCGTACAACGTGCACGGCTCCAAGGCCGGCGGCGTCTTCATCTCCTCCGTCTTCGGCTACCCGAACTTCGTCAACGCGTACGTCAAGCAGTAG